Proteins co-encoded in one Melitaea cinxia chromosome 13, ilMelCinx1.1, whole genome shotgun sequence genomic window:
- the LOC123658923 gene encoding uncharacterized protein LOC123658923, translated as MDSNDNSNEGVPATFLEITSFKREPNEDSCSEADNTNKAIYLTRQKIHGLSENNLNENSMSGVKRKSSEENSLNMQEDDRMSDVTNAPSVVVKRRRHSDSQCESVENPNDIPDTNNLQCKEETATCTLLVTNSPGEWTSQQIVNYIREECGINISKIKDSRDGNIKSDFQIKLKFSNKAQLNRVHEKLKQKEAEGKLKVHTDDDTRQESNNDESEVMAQIEDREPVNTNASSTDNEFDDFDENAFYIKEDYLNSLGIKTPITNWVTVTNFRCDKSELKEVLELAGKVLVCSVIAISNKYANIMYSHPLEAVQAISMLNGQKFYGQTLKLTMNNSKDTNLLLPKGLADVGPGLGRYGKGLPDLVEQYKRFVKGRKSLIDVNLFQPELLRKIGIDPERDCPTPIVRSVISNSSSNHNDNASEQGSDVSQTDSNSTRNNENHFGVIGQRIANCLIHTANAPNTLSTTQFHNNRVPNFTPLNQSVTVRSNGPVLSIRGQNSTMPISSSVQTPRHLPPPPNAMPSYCPPIPGVDTTNTIRGSYNISVMGATPRPAIPGSIMTRGPLPSPLSSPMNPVRRLGPIPMAHMSNQTNRFPGPGPSNVGPNFGPRAPVPVQNPIQVSNPGIQPRQYMSSNVHMYKGADPVTIQISNLPPSTNFVNLGQKLSEFGHVVFLEFTTPGCAVVRFGNPTEADRCIQGYRNVMG; from the exons ATGGATTCCAACGACAACAGCAATGAGGGCGTACCGGCAACGTTTCTGGAAATAACGAGCTTTAAGCGAGAACCGAACGAAGACTCATGCAGCGAAGCGGATAACACTAATAAGGCAATATATTTAACCCGACAAAAAATACATGGCCTatctgaaaataatttaaacgaaaATTCGATGAGTGGCGTAAAACGTAAAAGTTCTGAGGAAAATTCTTTAAATATGCAGGAAGACGATAGGATGAGTGACGTTACCAATGCTCCCAGCGTTGTTGTGAAGAGGCGGAGGCATTCCGACTCGCAGTGCGAGTCAGTAGAGAATCCCAATGATATTCCTGATACAAATAACTTGCAGTGTAAAGAAGAAACAGCAACATGTACTCTGCTTGTGACAAACTCACCCGGAGAATGGACATCTCAGCAAATCGTCAATTATATAAGAGAAGAG tgtGGAATTAACATATCTAAAATTAAGGATAGCCGAGACGGAAACATTAAGTCAGATTtccaaataaaacttaaattctCTAATAAGGCTCAACTGAATAGAGTTCACGAGAAGTTAAAACAGAAAGAGGCCGAGGGGAAGCTCAAAGTACATACAGATG aTGACACCCGCCAAGAGAGCAACAATGACGAATCTGAGGTTATGGCACAAATAGAGGATAG gGAACCGGTTAATACAAATGCATCATCGACAGACAATGAGTTCGATGATTTTGACGAAAATGCGTTTTACATAAAAGAGGATTACCTAAATTCTCTAGGAATTAAAACGCCTATTACGAATTGGGTAACCGTTACCAAT TTTAGGTGCGATAAATCGGAATTGAAGGAGGTTTTGGAACTTGCCGGTAAAGTCCTTGTATGTTCCGTGATTGCGATAAGCAATAAGTATGCTAATATCATGTACAGCCATCCGCTCGAAGCAGTTCag GCGATATCGATGCTAAACGGTCAGAAATTTTACGGCCAAACCCTCAAATTAACAATGAATAATTCAAAAGATACGAATTTGCTTTTGCCGAAAGGATTAGCTGATGTCGGACCAGGGCTCGGGAGGTACGGCAAAGGGTTGCCGGATTTAGTCGAACAGTATAAACGTTTCGTTAAGGGACGGAAATCGTTAATTGacgtaaatttgttccaacCGGAACTTTTGCGGAAAATCGGAATAGATCCCGAGCGAGACTGTCCAACACCGATTGTACGTTCCGTCATTAGTAATAGTTCTAGCAATCATAATGATAATGCATCCGAACAGGGAAGTGACGTATCCCAAACTGATTCTAACTCGACAAGGAATAACGAAAATCATTTCGGTGTTATTGGACAGAGGATAGCTAATTGTTTAATTCATACGGCGAATGCACCAAATACGCTAAGTACAACACAATTCCACAACAATAGAGTACCTAACTTTACACCACTGAACCAATCAGTTACAGTTCGATCGAATGGCCCAGTACTTAGTATTAGAGGTCAAAACAGTACGATGCCTATTTCTAGTTCGGTTCAAACACCGAGGCATCTTCCACCTCCACCCAATGCCATGCCATCTTACTGCCCACCAATACCTGGCGTCGATACCACTAACACAATCAGAGGATCTTATAATATCAGCGTGATGGGCGCTACGCCTAGACCCGCAATTCCTGGCTCGATAATGACAAGAGGTCCTTTGCCTAGTCCTTTGTCCAGTCCAATGAACCCTGTAAGACGACTTGGACCAATACCAATGGCTCATATGTCTAATCAAACGAATCGTTTTCCGGGCCCAGGTCCCAGTAATGTAGGACCAAACTTTGGCCCAAGAGCACCAGTTCCTGTCCAAAATCCAATACAAGTTTCTAATCCAGGTATCCAACCAAGGCAGTATATGTCATctaatgtacatatgtataaaggCGCCGATCCCGTTACAATCCAAATAAGTAAT TTGCCGCCATCAACGAATTTCGTCAACCTCGGTCAAAAGTTATCAGAATTCGGTCACGTTGTATTCCTAGAGTTTACGACTCCAGGTTGTGCTGTCGTACGTTTCGGGAATCCCACTGAAGCTGACAGGTGTATAC AGGGCTACCGAAATGTTATGGGATGA